Proteins encoded by one window of Mustela erminea isolate mMusErm1 chromosome 5, mMusErm1.Pri, whole genome shotgun sequence:
- the SLC30A4 gene encoding zinc transporter 4 isoform X1, giving the protein MAGSSAWKRLKSLLRKDDAPLFLNDTSAFDFSDEVGDEGLPRFNKLRVVVADDGSEIPERPVNGAHPALQADDDSLLDQDLPLTNSQLSLKVDPCDNCSRQRELLKQRKVKTRLTIAAVLYLLFMIGELVGGYIANSLAIMTDALHMLTDLSAIILTLLALWLSSKSPTKRFTFGFHRLEVLSAMISVLLVYVLMGFLLYEAVQRTIHMKYEINGDIMLITAAVGVAVNVIMGFLLNQSGHHSHSHSLPSNSPTTGSVCRHNHGQDSLAVRAAFVHALGDLVQSVGVLIAAYIIRFKPEYKIADPICTYVFSLLVAFTTFRIIWDTIVIILEGVPSHLNIDYIKEALMKIEDVYSVEDLNIWSLTSGKPTAIVHIQLIPGSSSKWEEVQSKAKHVLLNTFGMYKCTIQLQSYRQEVDRTCAHCQSSSP; this is encoded by the exons ATGGCCGGATCCAGCGCGTGGAAGCGCCTCAAATCTCTGCTACGGAAGGACGACGCGCCGCTGTTTCTAAATGACACCAGCGCCTTCGACTTCTCGGACGAGGTGGGGGACGAGGGGCTTCCTCGGTTTAACAAACTTCGAGTTGTGGTGGCCGACGATGGTTCTGAAATCCCAGAAAGGCCTGTTAACGGGGCGCACCCGGCCCTGCAGGCCGACGACGATTCCTTACTGGACCAGGACTTACCTTTGACCAACAGTCAGCTGAGTCTGAAGGTGGACCCCTGTGACAACTGCAGCAGACAGCGAGAGTTACTGAAGCAGAGAAAGGTGAAAACCAGATTGACCATTGCTGCCGTTCTTTACTTGCTTTTCATGATTGGAGAACTTGTAG GTGGATACATTGCAAACAGCCTAGCAATCATGACAGATGCGCTTCATATGTTAACTGACCTAAGTGCTATCATACTGACCTTGCTTGCTTTGTGGCTCTCTTCAAAATCACCAACCAAAAGATTCACTTTTGGATTCCACCGCTTAG aggTTTTATCAGCTATGATTAGTGTGCTGTTGGTGTATGTACTTATGGGATTCCTCCTATATGAAGCTGTCCAAAGAACTATccatatgaaatatgaaataaatggagatataatGCTCATCACTGCAGCGGTTGGAGTTGCTGTTAATGTAAT aatGGGTTTTCTGTTGAACCAGTCTGGTCACCACTCCCATTCCCACTCCCTGCCTTCAAATTCTCCTACCACAGGTTCTGTGTGTAGACACAACCATGGGCAGGACAGCCTGGCAGTGAGAGCTGCGTTTGTACATGCCTTGGGGGATTTGGTACAGAGTGTTGGTGTACTAATAGCTGCATACATCATAAGATTCAAG CCAGAATACAAGATTGCTGATCCCATCTGTACATATGTGTTTTCATTACTTGTGGCTTTTACAACATTTCGTATCATATGGGACACAATAGTTATAATACTAGAAG GTGTACCAAGCCATTTGAATATAGACTATATCAAAGAAGCCTTGATGAAAATAGAAGATGTATATTCTGTGGAAGATTTAAATATCTGGTCTCTCACTTCAGGAAAACCGACTGCCATAGTACACATACAGCTAA TTCCTGGAAGTTCATCTAAATGGGAGGAAGTACAGTCCAAAGCAAAGCATGTATTATTGAACACATTTGGCATGTATAAATGTACTATTCAGCTTCAGAGTTACAGGCAAGAAGTGGACAGAACTTGTGCCCATTGTCAGAGTTCCAGTCCTTAA
- the SLC30A4 gene encoding zinc transporter 4 isoform X2, whose amino-acid sequence MAGSSAWKRLKSLLRKDDAPLFLNDTSAFDFSDEVGDEGLPRFNKLRVVVADDGSEIPERPVNGAHPALQADDDSLLDQDLPLTNSQLSLKVDPCDNCSRQRELLKQRKVKTRLTIAAVLYLLFMIGELVGGYIANSLAIMTDALHMLTDLSAIILTLLALWLSSKSPTKRFTFGFHRLEVLSAMISVLLVYVLMGFLLYEAVQRTIHMKYEINGDIMLITAAVGVAVNVIQNTRLLIPSVHMCFHYLWLLQHFVSYGTQ is encoded by the exons ATGGCCGGATCCAGCGCGTGGAAGCGCCTCAAATCTCTGCTACGGAAGGACGACGCGCCGCTGTTTCTAAATGACACCAGCGCCTTCGACTTCTCGGACGAGGTGGGGGACGAGGGGCTTCCTCGGTTTAACAAACTTCGAGTTGTGGTGGCCGACGATGGTTCTGAAATCCCAGAAAGGCCTGTTAACGGGGCGCACCCGGCCCTGCAGGCCGACGACGATTCCTTACTGGACCAGGACTTACCTTTGACCAACAGTCAGCTGAGTCTGAAGGTGGACCCCTGTGACAACTGCAGCAGACAGCGAGAGTTACTGAAGCAGAGAAAGGTGAAAACCAGATTGACCATTGCTGCCGTTCTTTACTTGCTTTTCATGATTGGAGAACTTGTAG GTGGATACATTGCAAACAGCCTAGCAATCATGACAGATGCGCTTCATATGTTAACTGACCTAAGTGCTATCATACTGACCTTGCTTGCTTTGTGGCTCTCTTCAAAATCACCAACCAAAAGATTCACTTTTGGATTCCACCGCTTAG aggTTTTATCAGCTATGATTAGTGTGCTGTTGGTGTATGTACTTATGGGATTCCTCCTATATGAAGCTGTCCAAAGAACTATccatatgaaatatgaaataaatggagatataatGCTCATCACTGCAGCGGTTGGAGTTGCTGTTAATGTAAT CCAGAATACAAGATTGCTGATCCCATCTGTACATATGTGTTTTCATTACTTGTGGCTTTTACAACATTTCGTATCATATGGGACACAATAG
- the SLC30A4 gene encoding zinc transporter 4 isoform X3 yields MAGSSAWKRLKSLLRKDDAPLFLNDTSAFDFSDEVGDEGLPRFNKLRVVVADDGSEIPERPVNGAHPALQADDDSLLDQDLPLTNSQLSLKVDPCDNCSRQRELLKQRKVKTRLTIAAVLYLLFMIGELVGGYIANSLAIMTDALHMLTDLSAIILTLLALWLSSKSPTKRFTFGFHRLERDHK; encoded by the exons ATGGCCGGATCCAGCGCGTGGAAGCGCCTCAAATCTCTGCTACGGAAGGACGACGCGCCGCTGTTTCTAAATGACACCAGCGCCTTCGACTTCTCGGACGAGGTGGGGGACGAGGGGCTTCCTCGGTTTAACAAACTTCGAGTTGTGGTGGCCGACGATGGTTCTGAAATCCCAGAAAGGCCTGTTAACGGGGCGCACCCGGCCCTGCAGGCCGACGACGATTCCTTACTGGACCAGGACTTACCTTTGACCAACAGTCAGCTGAGTCTGAAGGTGGACCCCTGTGACAACTGCAGCAGACAGCGAGAGTTACTGAAGCAGAGAAAGGTGAAAACCAGATTGACCATTGCTGCCGTTCTTTACTTGCTTTTCATGATTGGAGAACTTGTAG GTGGATACATTGCAAACAGCCTAGCAATCATGACAGATGCGCTTCATATGTTAACTGACCTAAGTGCTATCATACTGACCTTGCTTGCTTTGTGGCTCTCTTCAAAATCACCAACCAAAAGATTCACTTTTGGATTCCACCGCTTAG agagagatcacaagtag
- the SLC30A4 gene encoding zinc transporter 4 isoform X4 translates to MAGSSAWKRLKSLLRKDDAPLFLNDTSAFDFSDEVGDEGLPRFNKLRVVVADDGSEIPERPVNGAHPALQADDDSLLDQDLPLTNSQLSLKVDPCDNCSRQRELLKQRKVKTRLTIAAVLYLLFMIGELVGGYIANSLAIMTDALHMLTDLSAIILTLLALWLSSKSPTKRFTFGFHRLGSS, encoded by the exons ATGGCCGGATCCAGCGCGTGGAAGCGCCTCAAATCTCTGCTACGGAAGGACGACGCGCCGCTGTTTCTAAATGACACCAGCGCCTTCGACTTCTCGGACGAGGTGGGGGACGAGGGGCTTCCTCGGTTTAACAAACTTCGAGTTGTGGTGGCCGACGATGGTTCTGAAATCCCAGAAAGGCCTGTTAACGGGGCGCACCCGGCCCTGCAGGCCGACGACGATTCCTTACTGGACCAGGACTTACCTTTGACCAACAGTCAGCTGAGTCTGAAGGTGGACCCCTGTGACAACTGCAGCAGACAGCGAGAGTTACTGAAGCAGAGAAAGGTGAAAACCAGATTGACCATTGCTGCCGTTCTTTACTTGCTTTTCATGATTGGAGAACTTGTAG GTGGATACATTGCAAACAGCCTAGCAATCATGACAGATGCGCTTCATATGTTAACTGACCTAAGTGCTATCATACTGACCTTGCTTGCTTTGTGGCTCTCTTCAAAATCACCAACCAAAAGATTCACTTTTGGATTCCACCGCTTAG GCTCATCATAA
- the LOC116590159 gene encoding elastin-like, whose amino-acid sequence MAEAERPPHGTARCRRPAGGSSGPYFTGASEAPGGGGAGWPGGSGAPREGGASTWGAAAGPPLISPPPGGSAGPTRAARVGAARGAAPSSRRPRPQLQAGYPGLTGLGPGAGGHRLSPPCARPRACAGAAAGEEREGGVGRSTRRPAAQGCGAREGRGRGAHAAAPARASPVPAAEPRAPASAGGALTGIHPCLRRSLATPGGEAGADEAGPADKEGMKAVSFIWTRVGDVTHNYRESNNLFFLWIALVTEKLEILFNPSSKGRGRTQSSKRIAQGEGRFLLGQRGHKGESHVNISRQANQHVSQNLH is encoded by the exons ATGGCAGAGGCTGAGCGGCCGCCGCACGGAACGGCTCGGTGCAGGCGGCCGGCCGGCGGCTCCAGCGGCCCCTACTTCACCGGAGC TTCCGAAGCCCCGGGCGGCGGGGGCGCAGGCTGGCCCGGAGGCTCCGGAGCTCCGCGAGAGGGCGGCGCGTCTACCTGGGGCGCTGCCGCGGGGCCGCCGCTCATCTCCCCGCCCCCGGGCGGCTCGGCGGGGCCGACTCGCGCAGCTCGGGTCGGGGCCGCGCGGGGAGCGGCGCCGTCCTCGCGCCGGCCACGCCCGCAGCTCCAGGCCGGCTACCCGGGTCTGACAGGTTTGGGGCCGGGCGCCGGGGGCCACCGCCTCTCCCCGCCCTGCGCGAGGCCGCGCGCGTGCGCCGGAGCGGCCGCAGGCGAGGAGCGCGAAGGAGGGGTCGGCAGGAGCACACGCAGGCCCGCTGCGCAGGGCTGCGGCGCCcgcgaggggaggggcaggggcgcgCACGCCGCAGCCCCCGCCCGTGCCTCCCCAGTCCCGGCGGCGGAGCCCCGCGCGCCTGCCTCTGCCGGAGGGGCACTCACAGGGATACACCCCTGTCTCCGGCGCAGCCTTGCCACCCCAGGCGGAGAAGCAGGAGCGGATGAAGCCGGGCCTGCGGACAAA GAGGGGATGAAAGCTGTCAGCTTCATATGGACAAGGGTTGGTGATGTGACACACAACTACAGGGAGTCTAATAATCTCTTCTTTTTGTGGATTGCTCTGGTAACAGAGAAGCTGGAGATTCTGTTTAACCCCTCTtccaaggggaggggaagaacaCAGAGTAGTAAGAGAATTGCCCAAGGAGAGGGACGTTTCCTTCTTGGACAAAGAGGACATAAAGGAGAGAGCCATGTCAATATATCCCGCCAGGCAAACCAACATGTGAGCCAAAACCTACACTAA